One window of the Bartonella bacilliformis KC583 genome contains the following:
- a CDS encoding methionine ABC transporter permease, whose translation MFKTLLHELLNAILDTLLMTTSASLIALIIGLPLGLLLYTTACGGLYASSLINRPLSVIIDSTRAIPFIILAFYLLPVTRIVLGSGVGIHAVIFVLAISAIPFYARIAELSFKTVDHGLVEAVRSMGASRLQIIRHVLIPEALPNLINGFTVMIISLIGATSLAGYLGGGGLGDMAIRYGYQRYNTSIMTIVIIALIILNITVQWFSDRITQKLDKKNP comes from the coding sequence ATGTTTAAGACTCTCCTGCATGAGCTACTTAACGCCATTCTTGATACGTTATTGATGACAACAAGTGCCTCTTTAATCGCTCTTATCATCGGACTTCCGCTTGGCTTGCTGCTCTATACAACAGCATGTGGGGGGCTTTATGCATCATCTCTTATTAATCGTCCTCTGAGTGTCATTATTGATAGTACTCGCGCTATTCCTTTTATTATTCTCGCCTTTTATCTTTTGCCTGTCACGCGTATAGTTTTAGGAAGCGGTGTGGGAATTCACGCCGTGATCTTTGTACTCGCCATTTCAGCTATCCCCTTTTATGCACGTATTGCAGAATTATCATTCAAAACGGTTGACCATGGTTTAGTAGAAGCAGTCCGTTCTATGGGGGCTAGTCGTTTACAGATTATTAGGCATGTGCTTATTCCTGAAGCACTCCCTAACCTAATTAATGGCTTTACAGTGATGATTATTTCTCTTATCGGAGCCACTTCACTTGCTGGATATCTTGGCGGTGGTGGTTTAGGAGATATGGCAATTCGCTACGGCTATCAGCGCTATAATACCTCAATCATGACAATCGTTATTATTGCTCTGATCATACTGAACATCACGGTTCAATGGTTTTCTGATCGCATAACTCAAAAATTGGACAAAAAAAATCCTTGA
- a CDS encoding autotransporter outer membrane beta-barrel domain-containing protein, translating to MKDTAEGLVANKSASIEMMNGSITVRKTAVKASNEGSIKLLGDLEVISQESDGLWAEEGATIEMTKGLITAKGVAVRASDRGSVKLLSDVTVRSRRSDGLVAEKGATIEMIKGSVTARYTAVNASDKGSIELLGDLEVISQKSDGLWAEGEEATIKMTGGSINAQNTAVRASDRGSIELLSDVKVISKGLDGLWAEGEGATIKMTGGSIDAQKTAVNADMGSIELLGDVKVISRGSDGLFADGEGATIKMTKGLITAKEVAVIASHKGNIKLDGVGDSIKVWSQGNIGSLASEEAKITLKNVKIAVLGEGDGSAVMKSENSGIIEADGVKIVAHLTESVETTVENVGRRVGVHAKDKGVVRLNNTTLEGVHTGLRADGKEANIEMTDGKITAITGIINEGGAVTLKNTEVVTIGDSAGFIMGKGGKAEMFGGSLNFSNHGISLRDASFAAKDVSITGTGEKVMDMVFGAAFNANKTGLITLSDSKIDVTHHHGLYITNDSDFDRSDNNYGLNLPKSLGINVGRSELLVNGGASYGIYVMGSTLLPEHTKQVWLAESPIRERVALGTSFVSLQETTLKVPDSAAIYSDHGRAYIQLSQGTEISGSLLLETKEGKDEIIIVADNSSLIGGTRINDNSNVGFYLSNNSKWTLTKNQYEMLNGSDSKKPRDAGLPDSSISFIHLDRSSISFASQSVAPQKYQTLRIGKPGAARGDIAYYVSGGAHLYLNAYVDEKGQLDNQKTDRVLIEGSVAGRTTKVHVNGHLDVNDKKPVTKNDGKKKGISLIQVSGEAYKDSFELESGYITLGGLPYQYRLKAYGPNHSDTKKEKSVKRQRFVSGNGDNFWDFRLQEVMFGENGEELDWDEFGEDEDSLYGRHGRAFRAVAPQVPVYLVLPNAFFHTDLMDIDYQNKLLETMQVDAGDLSNKISIQGYDGSHRYTSNLTENEYGYGADVGYQGVQGSALLKTVENKHSNMFFGVMGNFGHLSLQPRQVAKGLKSTLDKWSLTAYGRVQHDNGFYANGTFSYGFLAGDVLTAERGVTVNLRGQPLSASLTTGKAFVTNYKGLVLEPQVQLIYQSVSFSEAVDVDGLNVQFDRPDQFTMRVGGRFGKTMATLQKGHFVSFYGRAHLTSSYGRDQFMYIHDAFRLGAFGSAIEGGFGVNAQLTSAVMVYGDLVYKHKLGTFGFTGTSVSGGLRYRF from the coding sequence GTGAAGGATACTGCAGAAGGGCTTGTAGCTAATAAAAGTGCATCCATTGAAATGATGAATGGATCGATCACTGTAAGAAAAACAGCAGTTAAAGCATCGAATGAGGGGAGTATCAAATTATTAGGTGATTTAGAAGTGATCAGTCAAGAATCAGATGGGCTTTGGGCTGAAGAGGGAGCCACTATTGAAATGACGAAGGGATTGATTACTGCGAAAGGGGTAGCAGTTAGGGCATCGGATAGGGGGAGTGTCAAATTATTAAGTGATGTAACAGTGAGAAGTAGAAGATCAGATGGGCTTGTGGCTGAAAAGGGAGCCACTATTGAAATGATAAAGGGATCAGTTACTGCAAGGTATACAGCAGTTAATGCATCGGATAAGGGGAGTATCGAATTATTAGGTGATTTGGAAGTGATCAGTCAAAAATCAGATGGGCTTTGGGCTGAAGGTGAGGAAGCTACTATTAAAATGACAGGGGGATCGATTAATGCACAAAATACAGCAGTTAGGGCATCGGATAGGGGGAGTATCGAATTGTTAAGTGATGTAAAAGTGATAAGTAAAGGATTAGATGGGCTTTGGGCTGAAGGTGAGGGAGCCACTATTAAAATGACAGGGGGATCGATTGATGCACAAAAGACAGCAGTTAATGCGGATATGGGGAGTATCGAATTATTAGGTGATGTAAAAGTGATAAGTAGAGGATCAGATGGGCTTTTTGCTGATGGTGAGGGGGCCACTATTAAAATGACGAAGGGATTGATTACTGCGAAAGAGGTAGCAGTTATAGCGTCACATAAGGGGAACATCAAATTAGATGGTGTAGGAGATTCTATAAAGGTATGGAGCCAGGGCAATATAGGTTCTTTAGCGAGTGAAGAAGCAAAGATTACTTTGAAGAATGTTAAAATTGCTGTGTTGGGTGAAGGGGATGGTTCTGCTGTCATGAAATCAGAAAATAGCGGTATAATTGAAGCGGATGGCGTAAAAATTGTTGCTCACTTAACCGAATCTGTAGAAACTACAGTAGAAAATGTAGGTCGTCGCGTGGGTGTACATGCTAAAGACAAAGGAGTAGTTCGTTTGAATAACACGACACTTGAAGGTGTGCATACAGGTCTTCGTGCTGACGGTAAAGAAGCCAACATTGAGATGACAGATGGAAAAATTACTGCGATTACTGGGATTATAAACGAAGGAGGGGCTGTAACTCTAAAGAATACAGAAGTGGTAACCATAGGAGATTCAGCAGGTTTTATAATGGGTAAAGGTGGAAAAGCTGAGATGTTTGGTGGAAGTCTTAATTTTTCCAATCATGGGATTTCTTTAAGAGATGCCTCTTTTGCTGCCAAAGATGTTTCTATTACTGGCACTGGTGAAAAGGTAATGGATATGGTGTTTGGTGCAGCTTTTAATGCAAATAAAACTGGTTTGATCACTCTCAGTGACAGTAAAATTGATGTTACTCATCATCATGGGTTGTATATTACAAATGATTCTGACTTTGATCGTTCAGATAATAATTATGGCCTTAATCTTCCTAAGAGTCTTGGCATTAATGTCGGTCGCTCGGAATTGTTGGTGAATGGTGGCGCGTCTTATGGTATATATGTTATGGGCTCTACACTATTGCCAGAACATACAAAACAAGTATGGCTAGCAGAAAGCCCTATAAGGGAAAGAGTCGCTCTCGGAACATCTTTTGTTTCTTTACAAGAGACAACTCTTAAAGTTCCAGATAGTGCAGCTATCTATAGTGATCATGGGCGTGCTTATATTCAATTATCACAAGGAACGGAGATTTCTGGTAGTTTATTGTTAGAAACTAAAGAAGGTAAAGATGAAATAATCATTGTCGCTGATAATTCTTCCTTAATAGGTGGTACGCGTATTAATGATAATTCTAATGTTGGGTTTTATTTGAGTAATAACTCAAAATGGACTTTAACAAAAAACCAATATGAAATGTTGAATGGTTCAGATTCTAAAAAACCTAGAGATGCAGGTCTTCCAGATTCAAGTATTTCATTCATTCACCTTGATCGTAGTAGTATTTCTTTTGCATCTCAAAGTGTAGCCCCACAAAAGTATCAAACACTTCGTATTGGTAAGCCAGGAGCTGCACGTGGCGATATTGCTTACTACGTGAGTGGTGGCGCGCATCTTTATCTTAATGCCTATGTAGATGAGAAAGGCCAGCTTGATAATCAAAAGACTGATCGTGTTTTGATAGAAGGATCTGTTGCTGGACGCACTACTAAAGTTCATGTGAATGGGCATTTAGACGTTAATGATAAAAAGCCGGTAACTAAGAATGACGGAAAGAAGAAAGGTATTTCACTTATTCAGGTTTCTGGTGAAGCGTACAAGGATTCATTCGAATTGGAGAGTGGTTATATCACGCTTGGTGGGTTGCCTTATCAATATCGTTTAAAAGCTTATGGACCAAATCATTCTGATACGAAAAAAGAAAAGTCTGTGAAAAGACAAAGATTTGTTTCAGGAAATGGTGATAATTTCTGGGATTTCCGCTTACAAGAAGTTATGTTTGGAGAAAATGGAGAAGAGTTGGATTGGGACGAGTTTGGAGAAGATGAAGACTCTCTGTACGGAAGACATGGTCGTGCTTTCAGAGCTGTTGCTCCGCAAGTTCCGGTCTATTTAGTGTTGCCGAATGCCTTTTTCCATACTGATTTGATGGATATTGATTATCAAAACAAGCTGTTGGAGACGATGCAGGTTGATGCTGGTGATCTTTCAAATAAAATTTCTATACAAGGTTATGATGGAAGTCATCGCTATACTTCTAACCTAACTGAAAATGAGTATGGTTATGGAGCAGATGTTGGGTATCAGGGTGTGCAAGGAAGTGCTTTGCTGAAAACAGTAGAAAACAAGCACAGCAACATGTTCTTTGGGGTTATGGGGAATTTTGGACATTTGTCTTTGCAACCTAGACAAGTTGCAAAAGGCCTAAAAAGCACATTGGATAAATGGTCTCTGACCGCTTATGGACGTGTGCAACATGATAACGGTTTTTATGCAAATGGTACTTTCTCGTATGGGTTTTTAGCAGGTGATGTTTTGACAGCTGAACGTGGCGTAACGGTTAATTTACGTGGTCAACCGTTGAGTGCTTCTTTGACAACAGGGAAGGCTTTTGTCACGAACTATAAAGGGCTTGTCCTTGAGCCACAGGTTCAGCTGATTTATCAATCTGTTTCCTTCAGTGAAGCTGTTGATGTTGATGGTTTGAATGTTCAATTTGACCGTCCAGATCAATTTACAATGCGTGTTGGTGGGCGTTTCGGAAAAACGATGGCAACTTTGCAAAAAGGTCATTTTGTTTCCTTCTACGGAAGAGCTCATCTCACGAGTAGTTATGGAAGAGATCAGTTTATGTACATTCATGATGCATTCCGTTTAGGTGCTTTCGGTTCTGCAATCGAAGGAGGTTTTGGAGTTAATGCTCAATTAACTTCAGCTGTGATGGTCTACGGAGATTTGGTCTATAAGCACAAACTTGGCACTTTTGGTTTCACTGGAACGAGTGTTTCAGGAGGTCTACGCTACCGCTTCTAG
- a CDS encoding creatininase family protein: MVSDIPFLALLPLGAHEYHGDHLPFETDWIIAESFAKALILKTKKQFHITCLPVEKIGYSVEHMDIAGTQTLTFFDAIERWINIGENCYRKGIKRLLLLNAHGGNSPLMSIVITELRKRFSMLAVATSWKRFGLPEGLMEASQHHLDIHGGFLETSLMLYLAPEKVHMKKAKNFHNKQADMIAYHKYLRAYGPHAFGWIMRDLNAQGAAGNASQATSQAGEAIFSHVLCGLCDLLDDINQFKIDALQ; encoded by the coding sequence ATGGTTTCAGACATCCCTTTCCTTGCTCTTTTACCCCTGGGAGCTCACGAATATCATGGAGATCATCTCCCTTTTGAAACAGACTGGATTATTGCAGAATCTTTTGCAAAAGCGCTCATCTTAAAAACAAAAAAGCAGTTTCATATCACATGTTTACCAGTTGAAAAAATTGGCTATTCAGTAGAGCATATGGATATCGCTGGAACACAAACGCTTACTTTTTTTGATGCCATAGAACGCTGGATCAATATTGGTGAAAATTGTTACCGAAAAGGTATAAAACGTCTTCTTCTTCTCAATGCTCATGGAGGTAACTCACCGTTAATGAGCATTGTTATTACTGAATTACGGAAGAGATTTTCAATGCTTGCAGTTGCTACAAGTTGGAAGCGTTTTGGCTTACCAGAAGGTTTAATGGAAGCATCACAACACCATCTTGATATTCACGGAGGATTTCTTGAAACCTCCTTAATGCTCTATTTAGCACCAGAAAAAGTGCATATGAAAAAAGCAAAAAATTTTCATAACAAACAAGCTGACATGATTGCCTATCATAAATATTTACGTGCTTATGGCCCCCATGCTTTTGGATGGATCATGCGTGATCTTAATGCGCAAGGAGCAGCAGGTAATGCAAGTCAGGCAACTTCTCAAGCAGGTGAGGCAATTTTTTCTCATGTTCTTTGCGGACTTTGTGACTTACTTGATGATATTAATCAATTTAAAATAGATGCATTACAATAA
- a CDS encoding methionine ABC transporter ATP-binding protein, giving the protein MENPALISLKNVRHCFSKTAAIPALNNLSLDIHAGEILGIIGRSGAGKSTLMRCLNGLEKINEGKLFFEGVNISNLSETEWAPYRRHIGMIFQHFNLLSSQKVIDNIALPLKLAGINKKQRHKRAFELIELVGLCGKEHHYPSELSGGQKQRVGIARSLAANPKILLSDEATSALDPETTQSILELLADINHRLNLTIVLITHEMEVVRTIAHRVVVLNQGSIVEKGRVKDIFTSPQEDTTIAMLKLVTPQLPKKIAQKLKPSGQEAVIEINIDGEIAQQPFLNLLEDDIGLRARILHGGIDTVQGETIGRLFLGLPSQDKIVLEQAVKWLTEKGRYCEVLGYV; this is encoded by the coding sequence ATGGAGAATCCTGCCCTTATTTCCCTAAAAAATGTTCGTCATTGTTTTTCTAAAACAGCAGCTATTCCAGCGCTTAACAATTTATCTCTTGATATCCATGCAGGTGAAATTCTTGGTATTATCGGACGCAGTGGGGCAGGAAAATCCACATTGATGCGGTGTTTAAATGGACTAGAGAAAATCAATGAAGGAAAGCTTTTTTTTGAAGGAGTGAATATTTCAAACCTATCAGAAACAGAGTGGGCTCCTTATCGCCGACATATCGGGATGATCTTCCAACATTTCAATCTTTTATCGTCTCAAAAAGTTATTGATAATATTGCATTACCACTAAAATTAGCAGGCATAAACAAAAAACAACGCCATAAACGTGCTTTTGAACTCATTGAATTGGTCGGGTTATGTGGCAAAGAACACCACTATCCTTCAGAACTTTCAGGAGGGCAAAAACAGCGTGTCGGTATTGCACGATCTCTGGCTGCTAATCCTAAAATATTATTATCAGATGAAGCTACCTCTGCTCTTGATCCTGAAACAACGCAATCTATTCTAGAGCTTCTTGCTGATATCAACCACCGTCTCAACCTGACTATTGTTCTCATTACTCATGAAATGGAAGTTGTACGCACGATCGCGCATCGCGTTGTCGTCCTTAATCAAGGAAGCATTGTAGAAAAAGGACGTGTTAAAGATATTTTTACATCACCACAAGAAGATACAACCATCGCTATGCTAAAACTTGTAACACCACAGCTTCCAAAAAAAATTGCACAAAAACTCAAACCAAGTGGTCAAGAAGCTGTCATTGAAATTAACATTGACGGCGAAATCGCACAACAACCTTTCTTAAATCTTCTTGAAGATGATATCGGATTAAGGGCACGTATTCTACACGGCGGTATTGATACTGTTCAGGGAGAAACCATTGGACGCCTTTTTTTAGGTCTCCCCAGCCAAGATAAAATAGTGTTGGAACAAGCTGTTAAATGGTTAACAGAAAAAGGTCGATATTGCGAGGTTTTAGGCTATGTTTAA
- a CDS encoding MetQ/NlpA family ABC transporter substrate-binding protein: MTLNKLSWYTIIGLFLSLAACFFYAPVAMAVDKSKIKLGVMEGAEATIWEVAIEQAKKDGLDIELVYFSDYTLPNDAVHAGDIDANAFQHTPYLDTQMEQRGYKLSIIGYTFITPIGIYSHKITDIKDLQNKANIGIPNDPSNGGRALLLLDSLGIIKLEDPHNVLASPLDIVENPKNVKIHELDAGILGRAIDDFDIVIVNTNWALTTGLNPQKDAIAWEKAENNPYSNVIVVRTANKDEPWIQKLVAAYNSEPVRAKLKEIFGTTAQTSW; encoded by the coding sequence ATGACACTGAACAAACTGTCCTGGTACACTATAATTGGATTATTCCTTTCTCTTGCTGCATGTTTTTTTTATGCTCCCGTTGCCATGGCAGTAGACAAATCAAAAATCAAACTCGGTGTCATGGAAGGAGCAGAGGCCACTATTTGGGAAGTTGCCATTGAGCAAGCTAAAAAAGATGGTCTTGATATTGAGCTCGTTTATTTTTCTGACTACACACTGCCCAACGATGCTGTTCATGCTGGAGATATTGATGCCAACGCTTTTCAGCACACACCTTATCTTGACACGCAGATGGAACAGCGTGGCTATAAACTTTCAATTATCGGATATACTTTTATCACTCCAATTGGTATCTACTCACACAAAATTACAGATATAAAAGATCTACAAAATAAGGCAAATATTGGCATCCCCAATGATCCATCTAATGGTGGCAGAGCCTTACTCTTGCTCGATTCTTTAGGTATCATTAAGCTAGAAGATCCTCATAATGTTCTTGCATCTCCACTTGATATCGTTGAAAATCCTAAAAATGTGAAAATCCATGAATTAGATGCCGGTATTTTAGGACGCGCCATTGATGATTTTGATATTGTAATTGTGAATACAAATTGGGCGCTGACAACTGGATTAAACCCACAAAAAGATGCCATTGCATGGGAAAAAGCAGAAAATAATCCTTATAGTAATGTCATTGTCGTACGCACTGCAAATAAAGATGAACCATGGATCCAAAAATTAGTTGCTGCTTATAATAGCGAACCAGTCCGAGCAAAACTTAAAGAAATTTTTGGCACAACTGCCCAAACATCTTGGTAA
- a CDS encoding siderophore ABC transporter substrate-binding protein produces MITKYIKWVASILAAVISLVTISLADITVDHTSGKTSVPLYPKKIVVYDLASLDNMVRLGVDATFGVIDGKKPTYLEYFNGAEYEKMGTRTDPNFEKIASFRPDLILVSSRVRSKYEDFSQIAPTLDMTVRYSTILKDIERNLTILGQIFGKEKEAKQEIATLHDALAKVRKKTQGKGKALVIMTSGGKISAFAPGGRFDLLHSSFGIPTVTDKISQERHGQLISPEFIFKHNPDWLLVVDRDAAIGQEGKSAAELLDHKLIHRTKAWEKGQIIYLDPQSWYLASGNLTGLHNTIKQIGDAFENSK; encoded by the coding sequence ATGATTACCAAATATATCAAATGGGTGGCTTCTATCTTAGCTGCGGTAATAAGCTTGGTAACCATTTCATTAGCAGATATAACCGTTGATCATACTTCAGGGAAAACTTCTGTTCCCCTTTATCCAAAAAAGATTGTAGTTTATGATCTCGCATCCCTTGATAATATGGTTCGTCTTGGTGTCGACGCCACTTTCGGTGTGATTGATGGGAAAAAACCTACATACCTCGAATATTTTAATGGAGCAGAATACGAAAAAATGGGAACACGCACGGATCCCAATTTTGAGAAAATTGCTTCATTCAGGCCTGATCTTATCCTGGTTTCTTCACGAGTGCGGTCTAAATATGAGGATTTTTCCCAAATTGCCCCAACGCTTGATATGACAGTAAGATACTCAACCATCCTTAAAGATATTGAACGCAATCTTACTATACTTGGGCAAATTTTTGGCAAAGAAAAAGAAGCTAAACAAGAAATTGCCACACTTCATGATGCTTTAGCTAAAGTGCGCAAAAAAACACAAGGAAAAGGAAAGGCACTAGTCATCATGACCAGTGGTGGTAAAATAAGCGCCTTTGCTCCTGGAGGACGCTTTGATCTTCTCCACTCTAGCTTTGGGATCCCCACTGTAACAGATAAAATATCTCAAGAAAGACATGGCCAGCTTATTTCCCCTGAATTCATTTTTAAACACAACCCTGATTGGTTATTGGTTGTTGACCGGGATGCTGCAATCGGACAAGAAGGAAAATCAGCAGCAGAGTTGCTTGACCACAAACTAATTCACCGCACAAAAGCTTGGGAAAAAGGCCAGATCATTTATCTTGATCCCCAGAGCTGGTATTTAGCAAGCGGAAACCTCACTGGGCTTCATAACACAATAAAACAAATCGGTGATGCTTTTGAAAATAGCAAATAA
- a CDS encoding NAD(P)H-dependent oxidoreductase — MASNVTLTGLARDLKQYAEQHHPIRIGLVGCGEMGTDLLSSVAHIEGITVAAVVTRTPLRVLDAAALAYGEKGHAIAVENTKALTEAIEKGLIAATDDLDLVLKHEQIDIIVDATGYPEAGAEIGFKTLENNKHLVMMNVEADVTIGTYLKHEADKRGLIYTLGAGDEPSSCMELIEFVSALGHQIIAAGKGKNNPLIFDAIPDHYEEEASRRNMNVRMLVEFIDGSKTMVEMAAIANATGLVPDCAGMHGPQAALEELDRVFIPQQDGGILNRCGVVDYSIGRGVSPGVFVIAKIAHPRLRERMEDLKIGRGPYFTFHRPYHLTAMEVPLTCARVMLYGKADMAPLSHPVAEVCAVAKKDLHPGDQLDFIGLHTYRAWTMSVAEARSQQAIPCGLLEKATVTAEIKKNELITMHNTAIRENQWIANLRTKQDLLLNLHAS; from the coding sequence ATGGCCAGTAATGTAACCTTGACAGGTTTAGCACGTGATTTAAAACAATATGCAGAACAGCATCACCCAATCCGTATTGGACTTGTTGGATGTGGTGAAATGGGAACGGATTTATTATCAAGCGTTGCGCATATAGAGGGCATAACGGTTGCAGCTGTTGTCACCCGAACACCTTTGCGTGTTTTAGATGCTGCCGCTCTGGCCTATGGTGAAAAAGGCCATGCTATTGCAGTTGAAAACACAAAAGCTTTAACTGAAGCCATTGAAAAAGGCTTAATTGCTGCCACAGATGATCTTGACCTTGTTTTAAAACATGAACAAATTGACATTATCGTTGATGCAACGGGCTATCCTGAAGCTGGTGCAGAAATTGGCTTCAAAACGCTTGAAAATAATAAACATCTTGTCATGATGAATGTTGAGGCCGATGTTACAATTGGCACTTATCTCAAACATGAAGCCGATAAAAGAGGCCTCATTTATACATTGGGTGCTGGTGACGAACCCTCTTCCTGTATGGAATTGATCGAATTTGTTTCAGCCCTTGGGCATCAGATTATTGCGGCAGGTAAAGGGAAGAATAATCCGCTTATTTTTGACGCTATTCCTGATCATTATGAAGAAGAAGCCTCTCGGCGTAATATGAATGTTCGCATGTTAGTTGAGTTTATTGATGGTTCTAAGACAATGGTTGAAATGGCGGCTATTGCCAATGCAACAGGTCTTGTTCCTGATTGTGCAGGAATGCATGGTCCACAAGCTGCGCTTGAAGAGTTAGATAGAGTATTCATTCCCCAACAAGATGGTGGCATTTTAAATCGATGTGGTGTTGTGGATTATTCAATAGGTCGGGGAGTATCTCCTGGTGTTTTTGTGATTGCAAAAATAGCACATCCACGTCTACGTGAGCGTATGGAAGATTTAAAAATCGGACGAGGACCCTATTTCACCTTTCATCGCCCATATCATTTAACTGCAATGGAAGTTCCTCTTACCTGCGCACGCGTTATGCTGTATGGTAAGGCAGATATGGCACCGCTCAGTCACCCAGTAGCAGAAGTCTGTGCTGTTGCCAAAAAGGACCTGCACCCAGGCGACCAATTAGATTTTATTGGTCTCCATACCTATCGCGCTTGGACTATGAGTGTTGCAGAGGCACGTAGCCAGCAAGCTATTCCTTGTGGCCTGCTAGAAAAAGCAACAGTTACAGCTGAAATAAAAAAAAATGAGCTCATTACAATGCACAATACAGCCATTCGCGAAAACCAGTGGATTGCTAATCTTCGCACAAAGCAAGACCTTTTGCTCAATTTACATGCTTCCTAA
- a CDS encoding aspartate-semialdehyde dehydrogenase, which translates to MAFKVAVVGATGNVGREMLKILEERGFPASEVVPLASRRSLGQNIVYGDKTLKVKALDTYDFSDTDLCLMSAGGGISKEYAPKIGAAGCVVIDNSSTWRYNADIPLIVPEVNAEAISGFSKRNIIANPNCSTIQLVVALKPLHDAAIIKRVVVSTYQSVSGAGKEGMDELFEQSRAVFVADPISSKKFTKRIAFNLIPHIDVFMEDGYTKEEWKMMVETKKILDPKIKLTATAVRVPVFISHAEAVNVEFEKPLSVHEAQTLLRDAPGCQLVDKHENGGYITPYECTGEDDTFISRVREDITVENGLAFWIVADNLRKGAALNAIQIAELLINNHWIKPKASA; encoded by the coding sequence ATGGCTTTTAAAGTTGCAGTCGTTGGCGCAACCGGGAATGTTGGCCGTGAAATGCTAAAAATTCTAGAAGAGCGTGGTTTTCCTGCAAGTGAAGTCGTTCCTTTAGCTTCACGACGTTCATTAGGACAGAACATCGTTTATGGTGATAAAACCTTAAAAGTGAAAGCACTTGATACATACGATTTTTCCGACACTGATCTGTGCCTGATGTCTGCTGGAGGAGGAATTTCCAAAGAATATGCCCCTAAAATTGGTGCCGCTGGCTGTGTAGTGATCGATAATTCATCGACTTGGCGCTACAATGCTGATATTCCTTTGATTGTACCCGAAGTTAATGCAGAAGCGATTAGCGGCTTTTCTAAACGCAATATTATTGCTAACCCCAATTGCTCAACAATTCAACTGGTTGTAGCTTTGAAACCTCTCCATGACGCAGCAATCATTAAACGTGTTGTTGTTTCCACTTATCAATCAGTTTCCGGAGCGGGCAAAGAAGGAATGGACGAGTTGTTTGAACAATCACGTGCTGTTTTTGTTGCTGATCCAATCTCATCAAAAAAATTCACCAAACGTATTGCCTTTAACCTCATTCCCCATATCGATGTTTTCATGGAAGATGGCTACACTAAAGAAGAATGGAAAATGATGGTTGAGACGAAAAAAATTCTTGACCCTAAAATCAAATTGACAGCCACAGCTGTTCGAGTTCCTGTCTTTATCAGTCATGCTGAAGCCGTTAATGTTGAATTTGAAAAACCACTAAGCGTCCATGAAGCACAAACCCTACTGCGCGATGCACCTGGTTGCCAACTTGTGGATAAGCACGAAAATGGTGGCTATATTACACCTTATGAATGCACAGGAGAGGATGATACTTTTATCAGCCGTGTTCGTGAAGATATCACTGTTGAAAATGGTTTAGCTTTCTGGATTGTTGCTGATAATTTAAGAAAAGGAGCAGCATTGAATGCGATTCAAATTGCTGAACTTTTGATTAATAATCATTGGATCAAACCCAAAGCATCTGCCTAA
- a CDS encoding MaoC family dehydratase gives MQRKIAVQDIPNFIGQEIGVSSWRLVTQDMINQFASATDDHQWIHVDEEKAKETPFGGTIAHGFLTLSLLSTLAYEVLPELEGATMGINYGFDKVRFMTPVKTGARIRARFVLSDAKVRLSGRVVFYYQVTIEIEQSKNPALTADWIVITTVEKEKSDS, from the coding sequence ATGCAGCGAAAAATAGCAGTACAAGACATCCCTAATTTCATTGGACAGGAAATTGGTGTATCGTCGTGGCGTTTGGTAACACAAGATATGATTAACCAATTTGCATCTGCAACAGATGATCATCAATGGATCCATGTTGATGAAGAAAAAGCAAAAGAAACACCTTTTGGGGGCACTATTGCACATGGTTTTTTAACATTATCGCTTTTGTCTACGCTGGCTTATGAGGTTTTGCCAGAGTTGGAGGGGGCAACGATGGGGATTAATTATGGTTTTGATAAAGTGCGTTTTATGACCCCTGTGAAAACAGGTGCGCGAATACGAGCTCGTTTTGTTTTAAGTGATGCAAAAGTGCGTCTTTCTGGTCGGGTGGTTTTTTATTATCAAGTTACAATAGAAATTGAACAGTCAAAAAATCCAGCTCTTACTGCTGATTGGATTGTTATTACCACTGTTGAAAAAGAAAAATCAGATTCTTAA